Proteins found in one Poecilia reticulata strain Guanapo linkage group LG15, Guppy_female_1.0+MT, whole genome shotgun sequence genomic segment:
- the sfrp5 gene encoding secreted frizzled-related protein 5 — MAYGQKILRLALTQGLFSLALGLLLFSLLPDIVTADEYDYYSWQSDNFHNGRFYTKQPQCVDIPADLRLCHNVGYKKMRLPNLLDHETMPEVKQQAGSWVPLLAKRCHADTQVFLCSLFAPVCLDRPIYPCRSLCEAVRDSCAPVMETYGFPWPEMLSCDKFPIDNDLCIPMQFAGNHATQPPVSKVCPPCDNELKTDNIMEHYCASDFVLKMKIKEVKKEKGDRKLIAAQKKKKVLKQGVLRKKDLKKLTLYIKNGANCPCSQLENLGSNFLIMGRKVDQQLLLMSIHKWDKKSKELKFAIKYMKSHQCPSYHTVFQ, encoded by the exons ATGGCATATGGACAAAAGATCCTGAGGCTGGCATTAACTCAGGGTTTATTCAGCCTGGCACTGGGCCTGTTGCTCTTCTCCCTCCTCCCTGACATCGTAACCGCAGATGAGTATGACTACTACAGCTGGCAGTCAGATAACTTCCACAACGGCCGATTCTACACCAAGCAGCCACAGTGTGTGGACATACCAGCTGACCTACGCCTCTGCCACAACGTGGGGTACAAGAAGATGAGGTTGCCCAACCTCCTGGATCACGAGACCATGCCAGAAGTCAAGCAGCAGGCGGGCAGCTGGGTGCCCCTCCTGGCCAAAAGGTGCCATGCTGACACCCAGGTCTTTCTGTGCTCGTTGTTTGCGCCCGTCTGTCTAGACAGGCCCATCTACCCCTGCCGCTCATTGTGCGAGGCTGTCAGGGACAGCTGCGCTCCAGTGATGGAGACCTATGGCTTCCCCTGGCCAGAGATGCTGTCCTGCGACAAATTCCCCATTGATAACGACCTGTGCATCCCCATGCAGTTTGCCGGGAACCACGCTACGCAGCCTCCAG TGTCGAAGGTGTGCCCTCCATGTGACAACGAGCTGAAAACAGACAACATCATGGAGCATTACTGTGCAAGTGATTTTG TCCTGAAGATGAAAATCAAGGaggtgaaaaaggaaaaaggtgaCCGAAAGCTAATTGCagcgcagaagaagaagaaggttttGAAGCAGGGTGTGCTGAGGAAGAAGGACCTGAAGAAGCTGACCTTGTACATAAAGAACGGAGCGAACTGCCCGTGCTCACAGCTGGAGAACCTGGGCTCCAACTTCCTCATCATGGGCCGCAAAGtggaccagcagctgctgctcatgtCCATTCACAAGTGGGACAAGAAGAGCAAGGAGCTCAAGTTTGCCATCAAGTACATGAAATCCCATCAGTGCCCGTCTTACCACACTGTCTTCCAGTGA